The Candidatus Koribacter versatilis Ellin345 genome has a segment encoding these proteins:
- a CDS encoding GAF domain-containing protein produces the protein MKASQQHPSIDAFLLEVADVVNTTLDLDTLLTRVAGLVRKIINYDIFAILLVNEKAQELRIRFQVGHPAEAIERTRIKIGQGITGAAAQTREPVLVNDVSKHPEYITSVSDVRSELAIPMIVKNKVIGVIDIEAPQKNYFTEEHSRLLTVIASRVAIGIENARLYTRVSNQAKSLLLLNEISRELTSILNLDQLLKRVGELLTRVIDYQMFSILLLDPMGEKLQHRFSLRFQENIHLKHDIPLGRGLVGYAVGKNEAVLVPDVRKDSRYIMLNPETRSELAVPLVYKGKVIGVLDLEHTKRGFFTEDHKRTLTTLAAQIAIAIENARLYEQIVKQERRLEQDMALARELQHHLLPASLPKMTHAEVAAKFSPARAIGGDLYDFLRYSGGYLHGIAVGDVSGKGAPAAIYAALASGILRSHSQEEPGAAEMLSIVNLSLSDRPIDAQYISLIYAIWDDSARTLRLANSGLPRPMHCRKGKVTRIDATGLPLGLFASAEYEETAIRAEAGDVFVFFSDGILDARNRAGELFGSGRVEGLVCEFAGEPAQKIVDSIYNAVCDHAVGVETFDDQTIVALKVKAGRARK, from the coding sequence ATGAAGGCTTCCCAACAACATCCCTCCATAGACGCGTTTCTGCTGGAGGTGGCCGATGTCGTCAACACGACACTGGACCTCGACACGCTGCTTACGCGCGTGGCCGGATTGGTGCGCAAGATCATCAACTACGACATCTTTGCCATCCTGCTGGTGAACGAAAAGGCGCAAGAACTGCGGATCCGCTTCCAGGTCGGGCATCCGGCGGAGGCGATCGAGCGCACCCGGATCAAGATTGGCCAGGGTATTACCGGAGCTGCGGCACAGACCCGCGAGCCGGTGCTGGTGAATGACGTCTCCAAGCACCCGGAATACATTACCTCGGTCTCCGATGTACGCTCCGAACTGGCGATCCCGATGATCGTGAAGAACAAGGTCATCGGCGTAATCGACATCGAGGCGCCGCAGAAGAACTATTTCACCGAAGAGCACAGCCGGTTGCTGACGGTGATCGCCTCACGCGTGGCGATTGGCATCGAAAACGCGCGGCTTTACACGCGGGTTTCGAACCAGGCGAAGTCGCTGCTGCTGCTCAACGAGATCAGCCGCGAACTGACGTCGATTCTCAACCTCGATCAGTTGTTGAAGCGGGTTGGCGAGCTTCTTACGCGCGTGATTGATTACCAGATGTTCTCCATCCTGCTGCTCGACCCGATGGGCGAGAAACTGCAACATCGCTTCTCACTGCGCTTCCAGGAGAACATCCACCTCAAGCACGATATCCCGCTGGGCCGCGGACTGGTGGGTTATGCCGTCGGGAAGAACGAAGCTGTGCTCGTCCCCGACGTCCGCAAAGATTCGCGTTACATCATGCTGAATCCGGAGACGCGCTCTGAGCTGGCGGTACCGCTGGTTTACAAGGGCAAAGTCATCGGAGTCCTCGACCTTGAGCACACCAAGCGCGGCTTCTTCACAGAAGATCACAAGCGCACGCTAACCACGCTTGCCGCGCAGATCGCCATCGCGATTGAAAACGCCCGGCTCTACGAGCAGATCGTGAAACAGGAGCGGCGGCTCGAGCAGGACATGGCGCTCGCCCGCGAGTTGCAGCATCACTTGCTTCCGGCGTCGCTACCGAAGATGACTCACGCTGAGGTCGCCGCCAAGTTCTCTCCCGCCCGCGCCATCGGCGGCGATCTCTACGATTTTCTCCGGTACTCCGGCGGTTATCTGCACGGCATCGCGGTGGGCGACGTCAGCGGAAAAGGAGCACCCGCGGCCATTTATGCCGCGCTGGCCAGCGGCATCCTGCGCTCACATTCGCAGGAAGAGCCGGGCGCCGCGGAGATGCTGAGCATCGTCAATTTATCGCTTTCCGATCGTCCCATTGATGCGCAGTACATCTCGCTGATCTATGCCATTTGGGATGACTCGGCTCGGACTTTGCGACTCGCGAACTCGGGACTACCGCGCCCCATGCACTGCCGCAAGGGCAAGGTCACGCGCATTGATGCGACCGGTCTGCCACTCGGGCTCTTCGCCAGCGCCGAGTATGAAGAGACTGCGATTCGCGCCGAAGCCGGCGACGTCTTCGTCTTCTTCTCCGACGGTATTCTCGACGCGCGCAACCGTGCAGGCGAACTCTTCGGCAGTGGCCGCGTCGAAGGCCTGGTATGCGAGTTTGCCGGCGAACCGGCCCAGAAGATTGTCGATTCGATCTACAACGCCGTGTGCGATCATGCCGTCGGCGTGGAAACCTTCGACGACCAAACCATTGTCGCGCTGAAAGTAAAAGCAGGAAGGGCGCGCAAGTGA
- the lysA gene encoding diaminopimelate decarboxylase has product MKPSLPSRPPGFVYKSNKLHVEKIAASDLARRFGTPLYTYSATTIRERFDIFNRAFGKVPHTICYSVKANSNLTILKMLVKLGSGFDVVSGGELERVLVVDKKAAKKVVFSGVGKTAPEMDLAIKSDILLFNIESESELELLASRASKLRKKPRIAFRVNPDVPAETHPYISTGLREHKFGVPITDAALLYAQAASTEWLEPAGVSVHIGSQITDVAPFNATMERVADLVRGLRAQGHNIRLIDGGGGLGIAYRDGDTSLKAFEASAKNYSAALLPPLNSLGIHLLLEPGRAIIGPAGALLTRVVYSKKNGRKTFVIVDAGMNDLIRPALYGAYHEIVAAEPRGTGAETVDVVGPVCETGDFFARDRELTHLEEGDLVAILDAGAYGMSQTSNYNTRPRPAEVLVEGSRAKVVRRRETIKDLLGPER; this is encoded by the coding sequence GTGAAACCATCGCTGCCGTCGCGGCCTCCGGGCTTCGTCTACAAATCCAACAAGCTGCACGTGGAGAAGATCGCCGCATCGGATCTGGCGCGCAGGTTCGGCACGCCGCTCTACACTTACTCCGCGACGACGATCCGCGAGCGTTTCGACATCTTCAACCGTGCCTTCGGCAAGGTGCCGCACACAATCTGCTATTCGGTGAAGGCGAACTCGAACCTCACCATCCTCAAAATGCTGGTGAAGCTCGGCTCCGGCTTCGATGTCGTCTCCGGTGGCGAACTTGAGCGAGTACTGGTGGTCGACAAGAAAGCGGCGAAGAAGGTCGTCTTCTCCGGGGTTGGCAAGACCGCGCCCGAGATGGACCTGGCGATCAAGTCGGACATTCTGCTGTTCAATATCGAGAGCGAATCTGAGCTGGAGTTGCTCGCCTCGCGGGCGTCAAAGCTGCGGAAAAAGCCGCGCATCGCGTTCCGCGTGAATCCCGACGTCCCGGCAGAAACGCATCCGTATATTTCCACGGGGCTGCGCGAGCACAAGTTCGGTGTACCGATCACAGACGCTGCCCTGCTCTATGCGCAGGCGGCATCGACAGAGTGGCTGGAGCCTGCCGGCGTCAGCGTGCACATTGGTTCGCAAATCACAGACGTCGCGCCATTCAACGCCACCATGGAACGCGTGGCCGATCTCGTCCGCGGGTTGCGCGCCCAGGGCCACAATATTCGTCTCATCGACGGCGGCGGTGGCCTCGGGATCGCCTACCGCGATGGTGACACCAGCCTCAAGGCCTTCGAGGCTTCCGCGAAAAACTACAGCGCGGCTCTCTTGCCGCCGCTCAACAGCCTTGGCATTCATCTTTTGCTGGAACCGGGTCGCGCGATCATTGGTCCTGCCGGTGCACTGCTCACCCGGGTGGTCTATTCGAAGAAGAACGGTCGCAAGACATTCGTAATCGTGGATGCGGGCATGAACGACCTGATCCGGCCCGCGCTCTACGGCGCTTACCATGAGATTGTCGCCGCCGAGCCGCGCGGCACTGGCGCGGAAACGGTGGACGTGGTCGGTCCCGTCTGTGAAACCGGCGATTTCTTCGCCCGCGATCGCGAGCTTACGCACCTTGAAGAAGGCGATCTCGTCGCCATCCTCGACGCCGGTGCCTATGGCATGTCGCAGACTTCGAACTACAACACGCGACCCAGACCAGCCGAGGTTTTGGTCGAAGGATCGCGCGCAAAAGTCGTGCGACGACGTGAAACCATCAAGGACCTGCTGGGCCCCGAGCGGTAG
- a CDS encoding YncE family protein, with amino-acid sequence MRPIALALLIACVCPPALAQSGKTLKQVATIDLPGPSGKRFDYLTTDDDDHWLLSGHLGAGILYVIDMRTNQLVHAIPDVPGVEGVEYVPELKKAYTSDWKENKIGVVDLKAMKVIKKLPTEDKPDGSTYAAPFHKLYVSDERGKAEVVIDVNTDTIVKTLHFDSETGMPQYDPIAKVVLVNLQDKNVIAAIDPATDTVVALYPVTDCKGNHGMALDAAHRRAFLVCEESNQLAVFDLEKHKTIASFAIPDGGDVVKFDAGWGRIYVACYSGAISVFHEDDPDHFRKLEDFKVQAKVHSLAVDPATHRVYAPEEQEDGKPVARMVVYDAVR; translated from the coding sequence ATGCGACCGATCGCACTCGCATTGCTCATCGCGTGCGTATGCCCTCCCGCGCTGGCGCAGAGTGGAAAGACACTGAAGCAAGTCGCGACCATCGATCTTCCCGGGCCTTCGGGCAAGCGGTTCGACTACCTGACGACGGATGACGACGACCACTGGCTTCTGTCGGGCCATCTGGGTGCGGGGATCCTGTACGTGATCGACATGCGCACGAACCAGCTCGTGCATGCAATTCCAGATGTGCCCGGCGTGGAAGGCGTGGAGTATGTGCCGGAACTGAAGAAGGCCTACACCTCCGATTGGAAAGAAAACAAAATCGGCGTGGTGGACCTGAAGGCGATGAAGGTCATCAAGAAGCTGCCCACGGAAGACAAGCCCGACGGGAGCACCTATGCCGCGCCGTTTCACAAGCTGTACGTCTCCGATGAGCGGGGCAAGGCAGAAGTCGTAATTGACGTGAACACCGACACGATCGTGAAGACGCTGCACTTCGATAGCGAGACTGGAATGCCGCAGTACGATCCGATCGCCAAGGTCGTTCTGGTGAACCTGCAGGACAAGAACGTGATTGCGGCCATTGATCCGGCGACCGATACGGTTGTCGCGCTCTATCCGGTTACGGACTGCAAAGGTAACCACGGCATGGCTCTGGACGCGGCCCATCGGCGGGCGTTCCTGGTTTGCGAAGAGAGCAATCAGCTGGCAGTCTTCGATCTTGAGAAGCACAAGACCATCGCATCATTTGCAATCCCTGACGGCGGGGACGTGGTGAAATTCGATGCGGGATGGGGACGTATCTACGTAGCGTGCTACAGCGGGGCAATCTCGGTGTTTCACGAGGATGATCCCGATCACTTCCGCAAGCTGGAGGACTTCAAAGTGCAGGCCAAGGTGCACAGCCTGGCGGTCGATCCGGCGACGCATCGGGTCTACGCCCCCGAAGAGCAGGAAGACGGGAAGCCGGTGGCAAGGATGGTTGTGTATGATGCGGTGCGTTGA
- a CDS encoding DUF1259 domain-containing protein: MRTLLLAFVMLTSLFGFSQADPWKPVADALGRSGKEQPGGVYKVGLPRGDMHVTVNGVALKPALALGSWLAFKSMGSEMMVMGDLVLSEDEVEPVMLKLQQSGIEQTALHNHVLHESPRVMYMHISGHGDGAKLAAALHDAIALTKTPTPPTGATPAAKPDGLEIDSEAVSSALGRKGNVNSGVLQFSVPRAEKIMDGSTEIPPSMGTATAINFQPTGGGKAAITGDFVLIASEVNPVIRALRGGGIEVTAVHSHMLTEEPRLFFMHFWANDDALKLAKTLKSAIDNTNAAAGGK, from the coding sequence ATGAGAACTCTCCTGCTCGCCTTTGTCATGCTCACGTCGTTGTTCGGATTCTCACAAGCGGATCCTTGGAAACCGGTTGCCGACGCGCTTGGGCGCAGCGGAAAGGAACAGCCCGGCGGCGTTTATAAGGTCGGCTTACCGCGTGGCGACATGCATGTGACGGTCAACGGCGTAGCGTTGAAACCAGCGCTCGCCCTCGGGTCGTGGCTGGCGTTCAAGTCCATGGGCAGCGAGATGATGGTGATGGGCGATCTTGTGCTCTCCGAAGATGAAGTTGAACCGGTGATGTTGAAGCTGCAGCAGAGCGGCATCGAACAGACGGCGCTGCACAACCATGTACTGCATGAATCGCCGCGGGTAATGTACATGCACATTTCAGGACACGGCGATGGCGCGAAGCTCGCGGCCGCTCTACACGATGCCATTGCGCTGACGAAAACGCCGACGCCGCCAACTGGGGCGACTCCCGCGGCAAAACCAGACGGGCTCGAGATTGATTCCGAAGCCGTGAGTTCAGCACTTGGCCGAAAAGGCAACGTCAACAGCGGCGTCCTGCAGTTCTCAGTTCCGCGGGCCGAGAAGATCATGGATGGCAGCACCGAGATCCCACCGTCGATGGGCACAGCGACGGCCATCAACTTCCAGCCAACGGGCGGAGGGAAGGCAGCGATCACCGGCGACTTTGTGCTGATCGCGAGCGAGGTCAACCCGGTCATCCGCGCCCTACGCGGGGGCGGGATCGAAGTGACGGCGGTCCACAGCCACATGCTTACGGAAGAACCGCGGTTGTTCTTTATGCACTTTTGGGCAAATGACGACGCCTTGAAACTGGCGAAGACTTTGAAGTCAGCGATCGATAATACCAACGCCGCCGCAGGAGGGAAGTAG
- a CDS encoding amidohydrolase, with product MSLRRSAFLLLMLSFTACFAEERPSANTIITNAHIYTVDANHPTAESVAILGDKIVAVGTNAEIDAWRGEKTQVIDGRGHLLLPGFNDAHVHFVPGGQQLDSINLREAATPEAFKQTVADRVKKTAKGEWITGGDWDEQKWNPAVLPTKELIDAVSPETPVFVTRYDGHISLANSYALKLAGITAKTKAPAGGEIVRDKSGNPTGVLKDAAQGLMYAKIPDLTHDQRVRAAKRALAHAASVGVTSVQDMNPSYADIAVYSELAEKGELTTRIYAAPMLEGWNDFAKIGVRRAWGSPYLRFGAMKTYADGSLGATTAYFFEPYTDAPNSRGLLSEEMHPISAERERLIKADAAHLQICAHAIGDAGISTMLDLFQDVVKANGTYDRRWRIEHSQHLAEKDFQRYADLGVIASVQPYHAIDDGRFAEKRIGSDRIKRTYAFRTFLDNHVRLAFGTDWTVAPLAPMWTIYAAVTRATLDGKNPDGWVPEQKLKVSEAVEAYTMGSAYAEFQENVKGSITVGKYADMVLLSDDIFKIQPAAIKDVQVEVTMVGGKITYRK from the coding sequence ATGTCCTTGCGCCGCAGTGCGTTCCTCCTACTCATGCTTTCGTTTACGGCCTGCTTTGCGGAAGAACGTCCCTCCGCCAATACGATCATCACCAACGCCCATATCTATACTGTGGACGCGAACCATCCCACGGCAGAATCGGTGGCGATCCTCGGCGACAAGATCGTGGCTGTCGGAACCAACGCCGAGATCGACGCTTGGCGCGGGGAGAAGACCCAGGTCATTGACGGCCGCGGGCACCTGCTTCTCCCCGGATTCAACGACGCGCACGTCCACTTCGTTCCCGGCGGCCAGCAGTTGGACTCCATCAACCTCCGCGAAGCTGCAACGCCCGAGGCGTTCAAGCAGACCGTCGCCGACCGGGTGAAGAAGACCGCGAAGGGCGAGTGGATCACCGGAGGCGACTGGGACGAGCAAAAGTGGAACCCGGCGGTGCTGCCGACGAAAGAACTGATTGACGCTGTCAGCCCGGAAACGCCGGTCTTCGTCACCCGCTACGACGGCCATATCTCCCTGGCGAACTCCTACGCGCTGAAACTGGCGGGTATCACCGCGAAAACCAAGGCCCCAGCGGGCGGCGAGATCGTTCGCGATAAGAGCGGCAATCCAACCGGCGTGCTGAAGGATGCAGCGCAAGGGCTGATGTACGCCAAGATTCCCGACCTCACGCACGATCAGCGCGTCCGCGCGGCGAAGCGGGCGCTGGCGCATGCGGCGTCGGTCGGCGTAACCAGCGTTCAGGACATGAACCCGAGCTATGCCGATATTGCGGTGTATTCGGAGTTGGCAGAGAAAGGCGAACTGACCACGCGCATTTATGCAGCGCCAATGCTCGAAGGCTGGAACGATTTCGCCAAGATCGGCGTTCGTCGGGCGTGGGGATCGCCGTATCTGCGCTTCGGCGCGATGAAGACCTACGCCGACGGATCGCTCGGCGCGACGACCGCGTACTTCTTCGAACCCTACACCGACGCCCCAAACTCGCGCGGCTTGCTCTCGGAAGAGATGCATCCGATCTCGGCGGAGCGCGAGCGGTTGATCAAAGCCGATGCCGCACACCTGCAGATCTGCGCCCATGCTATCGGTGATGCCGGCATATCGACGATGCTCGATCTCTTCCAGGATGTGGTGAAGGCCAACGGAACTTACGATCGGCGCTGGCGCATCGAGCACTCGCAGCATCTCGCAGAGAAAGACTTCCAGCGCTATGCCGATTTGGGCGTGATCGCCTCGGTGCAGCCATATCACGCGATTGACGACGGCCGTTTTGCCGAGAAGCGCATTGGATCGGATCGGATCAAGCGGACCTACGCATTCCGAACTTTCCTGGACAATCACGTGCGCCTGGCCTTCGGCACCGATTGGACAGTCGCACCGCTGGCGCCGATGTGGACAATCTACGCGGCAGTCACGCGCGCTACGCTCGACGGCAAGAATCCCGACGGCTGGGTTCCGGAACAGAAACTGAAAGTAAGCGAGGCTGTCGAGGCTTACACCATGGGCTCGGCCTACGCGGAGTTCCAGGAGAACGTAAAGGGCTCCATTACCGTGGGCAAATACGCCGACATGGTGCTTCTGAGCGACGATATCTTCAAAATCCAACCAGCCGCAATCAAAGACGTGCAGGTCGAAGTCACGATGGTCGGAGGCAAGATTACCTATCGCAAGTAG
- a CDS encoding biotin transporter BioY: MNSIRTASIDRTHSITRDIALVVGASLVISICARLSIPNPFSPVPFTLANFALLAVGLLLGSKRGGAAGLLYLAYGAMGVPVFAAGSGGLLGVTAGYLWAFPLVAFVAGLISERGEPSFARNLIAAIAGDLVLFVGGISWLYAFTHSWQKALMLGGYWFVFGEVIKIMASAGLATRFRRIQ, encoded by the coding sequence ATGAATTCCATTCGTACCGCTAGCATTGATCGCACTCATAGCATTACCCGCGACATCGCGCTGGTTGTCGGCGCCAGTCTCGTCATTTCGATTTGTGCCCGTTTGAGCATTCCTAACCCGTTCTCGCCGGTTCCGTTTACGCTGGCGAACTTTGCGCTGCTCGCGGTTGGCTTGCTTTTGGGAAGCAAGCGCGGCGGCGCTGCCGGCCTGCTTTATCTCGCGTACGGCGCTATGGGAGTGCCGGTATTTGCCGCGGGTTCCGGTGGATTGCTTGGCGTAACCGCTGGCTATCTCTGGGCGTTCCCGCTGGTCGCGTTCGTCGCCGGATTGATCTCCGAGCGCGGCGAACCGTCCTTCGCACGCAACCTGATAGCGGCGATCGCGGGTGATTTGGTTCTGTTTGTCGGTGGCATCAGCTGGCTTTATGCCTTCACGCATTCCTGGCAAAAGGCCCTGATGCTCGGTGGATATTGGTTCGTTTTCGGTGAAGTTATCAAGATCATGGCTTCGGCGGGTCTGGCCACGCGCTTCCGTCGTATCCAGTAA
- a CDS encoding MqnA/MqnD/SBP family protein, producing the protein MSGSSVSAHVREIAVAHSPDSDDAFMFYGLATNKVRVPGLKFNHTLTDIETLNRKALDGFYDVTAISFHAYPYLQDKYALMPSGGSVGEGYGPMIISTKQLTPEEACKTKIAVPGTMTTAYLALKLFSPDVETEVVPFDQIIPAVLAGKYEAGLIIHEGQLTYSRSGLHKVLDMGKWWRDLTGLPLPLGGNAIKRTLGPDLMQSVCVALRDSIQYALDNRAEALEYAMQFARDLDVQSADKFVGMYVNERTLDYGPDGRDAVSKLLDMGYEKGIIPNRAHPDWVELAAAAK; encoded by the coding sequence ATGAGCGGTAGCAGTGTATCCGCGCACGTGCGCGAAATCGCCGTAGCGCACAGTCCTGATTCGGACGACGCATTCATGTTCTATGGGCTCGCGACCAACAAGGTCCGCGTGCCTGGCTTGAAATTCAACCACACACTCACGGACATCGAGACCCTGAACCGCAAGGCGCTCGATGGTTTCTACGACGTCACGGCGATCTCGTTCCACGCCTATCCGTACCTGCAGGATAAGTACGCGCTGATGCCCAGCGGCGGTAGCGTCGGGGAAGGCTACGGGCCGATGATCATCTCGACCAAGCAGCTCACGCCGGAAGAGGCCTGCAAGACGAAGATCGCGGTCCCGGGAACCATGACCACCGCGTACCTGGCGCTCAAGCTGTTCTCGCCGGACGTCGAGACCGAAGTGGTGCCGTTCGACCAGATCATCCCGGCGGTGCTTGCGGGCAAGTACGAAGCCGGCCTCATCATCCATGAAGGCCAGCTGACCTACAGCCGCAGCGGGCTGCATAAAGTCCTCGACATGGGCAAGTGGTGGCGCGACCTCACCGGGCTGCCCCTGCCGTTGGGCGGCAACGCGATCAAGCGGACCCTCGGGCCGGACCTGATGCAGAGCGTTTGCGTGGCCCTGCGCGACAGCATTCAGTACGCGCTGGATAACCGCGCTGAAGCGCTCGAGTACGCCATGCAGTTCGCACGCGACCTCGACGTGCAATCGGCGGACAAGTTCGTCGGCATGTACGTGAACGAGCGTACCCTCGATTACGGTCCCGACGGACGGGATGCTGTCTCCAAGCTGCTTGATATGGGCTATGAGAAGGGCATCATCCCGAACCGCGCCCATCCTGACTGGGTGGAACTCGCAGCGGCTGCAAAATAG
- a CDS encoding PilZ domain-containing protein, translating to MDDRRKFERIALPDSTKVFAHDKQGERLGRVRVIGRGGLLIETRQAFDPGSHHELVLVDDTEGIKRPVPAVARYITPQGIGFEFETLEPDAAVEIGVIIGKYYSATAGH from the coding sequence ATGGACGACCGTCGCAAGTTTGAGCGGATCGCATTGCCCGATTCCACGAAAGTCTTTGCGCACGACAAGCAGGGGGAACGGCTTGGCAGAGTCCGGGTGATTGGCCGCGGCGGACTCCTGATCGAGACCCGCCAGGCGTTCGATCCCGGCAGCCATCATGAACTGGTGCTGGTTGACGATACCGAGGGCATCAAGCGTCCGGTGCCGGCGGTGGCGCGATACATTACGCCGCAGGGGATTGGCTTCGAGTTCGAGACGCTGGAACCGGATGCCGCGGTGGAGATCGGCGTCATCATCGGGAAATATTATTCGGCGACAGCAGGGCATTAG
- a CDS encoding RNA polymerase sigma factor: protein MSSAAMSEQDRQITEVVKEQGGRLRNFIRRRVADPEDAEDVLQDVFSRLVEANRLLMPIEHVTGWLYTVARNRITDLFRKKQPENFSDLDDEDDDGEALHFEDLLPSPDAGPEAEYLRRVLIDELGAAIEELPQEQREVFVAHELEGKSFKEISEATGVNVNTLLARKRYAVLRLRERLQDIHDELSST from the coding sequence GTGAGCAGCGCAGCGATGAGCGAGCAGGACCGGCAGATCACCGAAGTGGTGAAGGAGCAAGGCGGCCGGCTGCGCAATTTCATTCGTCGTCGCGTCGCCGATCCTGAAGACGCCGAGGATGTTCTGCAGGACGTCTTCTCGCGACTGGTGGAAGCCAATCGCCTGCTGATGCCGATTGAACACGTCACTGGGTGGCTGTACACCGTGGCACGCAACCGGATCACCGATCTGTTTCGCAAGAAGCAGCCGGAGAACTTCAGCGACCTGGACGACGAGGATGACGACGGCGAGGCGCTGCACTTCGAAGACCTGCTGCCGTCGCCCGACGCGGGGCCCGAAGCGGAGTACCTGCGCCGCGTGCTCATCGATGAGTTGGGCGCTGCGATCGAAGAGCTTCCGCAAGAACAGCGCGAAGTTTTCGTCGCGCACGAGTTGGAAGGCAAGAGTTTCAAAGAGATTTCAGAGGCGACTGGCGTGAACGTGAACACGCTGCTCGCCCGCAAGCGATATGCAGTCCTACGCTTGCGCGAACGGTTGCAGGACATTCACGACGAATTGTCGAGTACATGA
- a CDS encoding penicillin-binding transpeptidase domain-containing protein: MKRSVNVALGMIASLSMGLSALAATIQTTHTTKKKSTAKVTESSSAQKRKTAISHSRTQVKGRSKSAKVARRRYYERFTGNSFIEGDQGIGDVTTGEDPVVRAAAIDALGNMNGTVVAIDPNSGRILAMVNQKMALAEGAQPCSTFKVAVALAALNEQVITKETKVSLGGSYRVDLTTALAHSNNAYFEAVGRKLGFEKVSYYAHQFGLGELAGWNVQGEHLGQFPSTELAESLGGVGKMCSFGESISLTPLQLGALIAAISNGGTLYYLQHPTTAQEVTSFTPRVKRYLDIKPLIPEISDGMAGAVNYGTARSLRTNFYQEPVLGKTGTCSKDGVRLGWFGSFADTQYGRIAVVVFLQGGRPTFGPKAAELAGKFYRNLYDHDFFAVRAPLTPVHAAQRTVTDEQ, from the coding sequence ATGAAACGAAGCGTCAACGTCGCCCTTGGAATGATTGCCAGCCTCTCGATGGGGCTGAGCGCACTGGCTGCCACGATTCAAACCACCCATACAACCAAGAAGAAATCTACTGCCAAGGTGACGGAGTCGTCTTCGGCGCAGAAGCGCAAGACTGCGATCAGTCACAGCCGCACCCAGGTCAAAGGCAGAAGTAAGAGCGCGAAAGTCGCGCGCCGCCGCTACTACGAGCGCTTTACCGGCAACTCGTTTATTGAAGGCGATCAGGGTATTGGCGACGTTACGACCGGTGAAGATCCAGTCGTGCGCGCCGCCGCGATTGATGCCCTCGGCAATATGAATGGCACCGTCGTCGCGATCGATCCGAACAGCGGACGCATCCTCGCGATGGTGAACCAGAAGATGGCGCTGGCGGAAGGCGCGCAGCCGTGCTCGACCTTCAAGGTCGCCGTGGCTCTCGCAGCGTTGAACGAGCAGGTCATCACCAAAGAGACCAAGGTTTCGCTGGGCGGGTCGTACAGGGTCGACCTGACTACCGCGCTGGCGCATTCGAACAATGCGTATTTCGAGGCTGTGGGCCGCAAGCTGGGATTTGAGAAGGTCAGCTACTACGCGCACCAGTTCGGCCTCGGCGAGCTTGCCGGATGGAACGTGCAAGGCGAACATCTCGGTCAGTTCCCGAGCACCGAACTCGCGGAAAGCTTGGGCGGCGTTGGTAAGATGTGCTCGTTTGGCGAGAGCATCTCGCTCACCCCGTTGCAACTCGGCGCGCTGATTGCCGCCATCTCCAACGGGGGCACGCTTTACTACCTGCAGCATCCTACGACGGCGCAGGAAGTGACGAGCTTCACGCCGCGCGTGAAGCGCTATCTCGACATCAAGCCGCTGATTCCGGAGATCTCCGACGGCATGGCCGGCGCGGTGAACTACGGCACGGCCCGCTCGCTGCGCACGAACTTCTACCAGGAGCCGGTACTCGGCAAGACTGGCACATGCTCGAAGGACGGCGTTCGCCTGGGATGGTTTGGATCGTTTGCCGATACGCAGTACGGACGGATCGCAGTTGTGGTCTTCCTGCAAGGTGGACGCCCGACGTTTGGACCCAAGGCTGCGGAGTTGGCCGGGAAGTTCTACCGCAACCTGTACGATCACGACTTCTTCGCAGTCCGAGCGCCCTTGACGCCGGTGCACGCTGCGCAGAGAACAGTCACCGACGAACAATAA